One Methanolobus sp. WCC4 DNA segment encodes these proteins:
- the hypB gene encoding hydrogenase nickel incorporation protein HypB yields MLMHVINVGHDVLKANDKLAEKNKKRLDKNNVLAINFMGAIGSGKTTLIERTITELGKKYRIAVIAGDVIADMDAGRIAKLGVTTIPVNTGRECHLDAKLVEKALKSIDLKNIDILLMENVGNLICPADYQLGEHLRVVVVSVTEGDDIVLKHPVIFKSTDIAIIHKKDLAEAVFASTEKMEGDVRHLNPDIPVLKTSIHDKESMDQWFSTISSLADERKKE; encoded by the coding sequence ATGTTAATGCATGTGATCAATGTGGGCCATGATGTTCTCAAGGCCAACGACAAACTTGCAGAGAAAAACAAAAAACGACTTGACAAGAACAATGTTCTTGCCATAAACTTCATGGGTGCCATTGGTTCAGGAAAGACCACACTCATTGAAAGGACCATCACAGAACTGGGTAAGAAGTACCGCATAGCTGTGATAGCCGGTGATGTTATCGCTGATATGGATGCAGGAAGGATAGCAAAGCTCGGTGTTACTACCATTCCTGTGAACACGGGAAGGGAATGCCATCTAGATGCAAAGCTGGTGGAGAAGGCATTGAAGTCCATAGACCTCAAGAATATCGATATCCTTCTCATGGAGAATGTGGGTAATCTCATCTGTCCTGCTGACTACCAGCTTGGTGAACACCTCCGCGTAGTTGTGGTAAGTGTCACTGAGGGTGATGATATAGTCCTGAAACATCCGGTCATATTCAAGAGCACGGATATCGCTATCATTCACAAGAAGGATCTTGCAGAGGCGGTGTTCGCCAGTACGGAGAAGATGGAGGGAGATGTCAGACATCTTAACCCTGATATCCCTGTACTGAAGACATCAATTCACGATAAGGAAAGCATGGACCAGTGGTTCTCAACCATCTCATCACTTGCAGATGAGCGTAAAAAGGAATGA
- the hypE gene encoding hydrogenase expression/formation protein HypE has translation MSSQKTITMEHGAGGQFMQELIGGMILKNITNRSAGTVGLDDLDDGSTITLPDGLDDGAELVMTTDSHVVDPLFFPGGDIGKLAVCGTVNDLTVMGATPLALTCAIILPEGFELSVFEDVIRSMNLAAEEAGVAIVTGDTKTIQGNKLDSMIINTTGVGIAPEVVRDNGLSPGDAIIVTGNLGDHGIALLSHREGFDFETKLVSDVSPVNGLLKGPLCLRTEDGRPVITAMKDPTRGGLAASTNEMAQKSGVGIVLEESDIPVDMAVNTACEMLGLNPLEIANEGKAVIGVRPEYAEEVLEMLKDHKYGSNARIVGKAVSENAGKVLLRTSIGSLRQLGMPVGDPIPRVC, from the coding sequence ATGTCATCTCAAAAAACGATAACTATGGAACATGGTGCCGGTGGCCAGTTCATGCAGGAACTCATCGGTGGCATGATACTGAAGAACATCACCAATCGCTCTGCAGGAACCGTAGGTCTTGATGACCTTGACGACGGTTCCACCATTACCCTTCCCGATGGACTGGATGATGGTGCCGAGCTTGTAATGACCACCGACAGTCATGTGGTGGATCCTCTGTTCTTCCCTGGTGGGGATATTGGTAAACTGGCGGTCTGCGGAACGGTCAACGACCTGACAGTCATGGGTGCAACACCGCTGGCCCTTACATGTGCGATCATTCTTCCTGAGGGCTTCGAACTATCAGTCTTTGAAGATGTCATCAGGTCCATGAACCTTGCAGCAGAGGAAGCCGGAGTTGCCATTGTCACAGGTGATACCAAGACCATCCAGGGCAACAAACTGGATTCTATGATCATCAACACCACCGGAGTGGGAATCGCTCCTGAGGTCGTCAGGGACAACGGACTCTCCCCGGGTGATGCCATCATAGTCACAGGCAACCTGGGAGACCACGGAATTGCACTGCTCTCGCACAGGGAAGGTTTCGATTTCGAAACAAAGCTGGTCTCTGATGTCTCACCGGTCAACGGACTCCTCAAAGGCCCACTCTGTCTAAGGACAGAGGATGGCAGGCCTGTCATCACAGCCATGAAGGACCCCACACGTGGAGGACTGGCTGCATCAACAAACGAGATGGCCCAGAAGAGTGGTGTCGGGATAGTCCTTGAAGAAAGCGATATCCCTGTTGACATGGCAGTGAACACTGCATGTGAGATGCTCGGACTCAATCCTCTTGAGATAGCCAATGAAGGAAAGGCCGTAATAGGTGTCAGACCCGAATATGCCGAAGAGGTACTTGAGATGCTGAAAGACCACAAATATGGTTCAAATGCCCGTATAGTCGGCAAAGCTGTCAGTGAGAATGCAGGAAAGGTCCTGCTCAGGACATCAATAGGAAGCCTTCGTCAGCTTGGAATGCCAGTTGGCGATCCTATTCCAAGGGTCTGCTGA
- a CDS encoding twin-arginine translocase TatA/TatE family subunit: MIGGLGPTELILIFAVIFLLFGAAKLPELARSMGTSMGEFKKAQKESEIAVKEFERSLKDPVTTVSEENEDADAS; encoded by the coding sequence ATGATAGGCGGATTAGGCCCAACTGAGCTTATACTGATCTTTGCAGTGATATTCTTACTCTTTGGTGCTGCCAAATTACCTGAACTCGCACGTTCCATGGGAACTTCCATGGGTGAATTCAAGAAGGCACAGAAAGAGTCAGAGATCGCAGTGAAGGAATTCGAACGTTCCCTCAAGGATCCGGTAACAACAGTTTCAGAAGAAAATGAAGATGCTGATGCTAGCTGA
- a CDS encoding twin-arginine translocase TatA/TatE family subunit, with translation MIGSLEIVVILVAALLIFGPDKIPELARAAGKAYGDFQKAQISAELGLSDLDMTAPVNKDTTPDQTDVDEKVRQIAASAGIDVQDKSTEELLALMEEAARTDDMKNIPKTE, from the coding sequence ATGATAGGTTCGCTGGAGATAGTTGTCATACTGGTCGCTGCGTTGCTTATCTTTGGTCCCGACAAGATACCCGAGCTTGCACGGGCAGCCGGGAAGGCATATGGTGACTTCCAGAAGGCACAGATATCTGCTGAACTTGGCCTGTCCGATCTTGACATGACAGCCCCGGTCAATAAGGATACAACTCCTGACCAAACGGATGTCGATGAGAAGGTCAGGCAGATCGCAGCCTCAGCAGGGATAGATGTGCAGGATAAGAGCACAGAAGAACTTCTTGCTCTCATGGAAGAAGCCGCCAGGACCGATGACATGAAAAACATACCAAAAACGGAGTAG
- the tatC gene encoding twin-arginine translocase subunit TatC has product MDYERIGNQKRTENKVNSGSSGVSGDYNEHVIYHLRELRNRFVVIILAMLLCVIVTYPFTEALLTHAWNTFLGENIEMNIYTPFEWMFARLKISLLMAVAFTLPFTFYELFRFASRGLYPNERKFVKSVVPVSFIFFIGGAAIALIFILPLMFDYIILASEGFADNQISVKQTVSMAVTLMAGTGLVFQIPVLMFFATRMQLIRHATLKKMRLVVYASLLTLSLFITPDPTFIAQLVCAVLLIVLFEIGLLVSR; this is encoded by the coding sequence ATGGATTACGAACGAATTGGAAACCAAAAACGTACTGAAAATAAAGTCAATTCGGGCAGTAGCGGCGTGTCAGGAGATTATAATGAACACGTCATATACCATCTGCGTGAGTTGCGCAACCGCTTTGTTGTGATAATCCTGGCAATGCTCCTCTGTGTAATTGTGACATATCCTTTCACAGAAGCTCTGCTCACTCACGCATGGAATACTTTCCTGGGCGAGAATATAGAGATGAACATCTACACACCTTTCGAATGGATGTTCGCCAGGCTCAAGATCTCATTGCTGATGGCTGTTGCATTCACTCTGCCTTTCACATTCTATGAGCTTTTTAGGTTCGCTTCAAGGGGACTGTATCCCAATGAGAGGAAGTTCGTAAAGAGCGTGGTCCCGGTATCCTTCATATTCTTCATAGGAGGAGCTGCCATCGCACTGATATTCATCCTGCCTTTGATGTTCGACTATATCATCCTGGCATCCGAGGGTTTTGCCGATAACCAGATATCCGTCAAACAGACAGTTTCCATGGCAGTTACCCTGATGGCAGGCACAGGCCTTGTGTTCCAGATACCTGTGCTGATGTTCTTTGCCACAAGGATGCAGCTTATCAGGCATGCAACACTCAAAAAGATGAGACTTGTGGTCTATGCATCACTTCTTACACTTTCCCTATTTATAACACCGGACCCTACATTTATTGCCCAACTTGTATGCGCGGTTCTCTTGATAGTGTTATTTGAGATAGGGTTACTTGTTTCGAGATAA
- a CDS encoding twin-arginine translocase subunit TatC, with protein MEDLGVIIVSLRKKIALFLSLFFVVFMVSFQFAGFLISTIKEDLLPEGAKLVYVSPLEIMLLKMKIALFIGLFFVLPFVLFFAVRAIMKRKMVTINVRKGPLFIVSVIAIVSFLAGVSYAYFIMLPLFIDYLYLNAAASGVVATYSIFSFISFAVQASLIFGFVFETPLVLTTLTRFGIVQYQTLVTYRKHIYVLCLIIGAAITPPDIISQMMVGIPLLVFFELSMIIVRIAGKGKKKDKD; from the coding sequence ATGGAAGACCTTGGTGTGATCATAGTTTCACTCAGGAAGAAAATAGCCCTCTTCTTATCATTATTCTTTGTTGTCTTCATGGTATCTTTCCAGTTTGCAGGCTTTTTGATAAGCACAATAAAGGAAGACCTTTTGCCAGAGGGCGCAAAACTGGTCTACGTATCTCCCCTTGAGATCATGTTGTTGAAGATGAAGATAGCATTGTTCATTGGCCTGTTCTTCGTACTGCCATTCGTGCTGTTCTTCGCTGTCAGGGCAATTATGAAAAGGAAGATGGTAACGATAAATGTCCGAAAAGGACCACTCTTCATCGTTTCCGTGATCGCTATTGTCTCTTTCCTGGCAGGTGTATCCTATGCATACTTCATTATGCTCCCGCTTTTCATCGATTATCTGTACCTGAATGCTGCTGCTTCAGGTGTTGTTGCTACCTACTCGATATTCAGCTTCATATCCTTCGCAGTACAGGCATCGCTGATATTCGGTTTCGTGTTCGAGACACCACTTGTATTGACAACGCTGACACGTTTTGGTATAGTGCAATACCAGACACTTGTGACATATCGAAAACACATCTATGTGCTGTGCCTGATCATAGGCGCTGCGATCACGCCACCTGATATAATAAGCCAGATGATGGTCGGTATACCACTTCTCGTGTTCTTCGAACTGAGCATGATAATAGTCAGGATCGCAGGTAAAGGAAAAAAGAAGGATAAAGACTGA
- the hypF gene encoding carbamoyltransferase HypF, translated as MTIVSRIIKVEGIVQGVGFRPFVYRMAVKNGISGFVRNTGGRVEIEAEGTAQQIESFLHDLQAERPPESHIDSIGIEEAEVNEHPGFSIMESSSDSTPNSILVPDIGICNNCISELSDIKNRRYGYPFISCTECGPRYTLTKTLPYDRHSTSMKDFQPCSICDGEYSSPADRRFHAQTVCCQDCGPEMSFADRTGKILSREQQAIIDCAQAIDDMKIIAIKGYGGFHLVCDAFQEDAVEILRERLGRPQQPFAIMAKDIDAAKQLVHINAKEKELLISSKRPVVILDKKEDCDALAGIAPDLHNVGVMLPYSGIHNMIFRETSGNAYVMTSANVPGLPMVIDNDVAISDLTTVADNYLMHDLRIENRIDDSVIRSFSDDHVFIRRSRGYVPQPIELPFEVRPCVGVGAELSNTLIFASGNKAYISPHIGNTSHFETAGYHSEVFRRFSKLTSIKPERWGCDLHPHFNTTLFAKENGGDAVVPVQHHHAHLVSLMADAKLDRDSRIIGIALDGVGYGSDGTVWGGEILEASYTDHKRLAHLKPHAMPGGDLCSYYPERMALSMLKGLVDDDELLELPFELKHGQKEARLVLGQLDKKINVIMSSSSGRVLDAASALLGICNYRSYQGEPAMKLESIARKAKERTLELPVTINDEVLDTGMLLFELYQRLDEHTVPELAWAFEDAFARGMAELAIRAAGRTGIDTVGLTGGVAYNEHISYCIRDVVEENGLEFISHSRLPCGDAGISLGQAIVASLSE; from the coding sequence ATGACTATTGTCAGCAGGATTATCAAAGTTGAAGGGATCGTACAGGGTGTGGGATTCAGACCATTCGTCTATCGCATGGCTGTGAAGAACGGGATTAGTGGTTTTGTGCGGAATACGGGTGGACGTGTTGAGATCGAAGCAGAAGGTACTGCACAGCAGATAGAATCCTTTCTTCATGACCTCCAGGCAGAAAGACCACCTGAAAGTCATATAGACTCGATCGGAATTGAGGAAGCCGAGGTCAATGAGCATCCCGGTTTTTCCATCATGGAAAGCAGCAGTGACAGTACCCCTAACTCTATCCTGGTACCCGATATAGGGATCTGCAATAACTGCATATCCGAACTTTCCGACATAAAGAACAGACGTTACGGTTATCCATTCATCTCATGTACGGAATGTGGACCCCGATATACCCTGACGAAGACACTTCCATATGACCGTCACAGCACATCCATGAAGGATTTCCAGCCATGTAGCATATGTGATGGTGAATATTCATCGCCTGCCGACAGAAGGTTCCATGCACAAACGGTCTGCTGCCAGGATTGTGGTCCTGAGATGAGCTTTGCTGACAGGACTGGCAAGATCCTGTCACGGGAACAACAGGCCATCATTGACTGTGCACAGGCCATTGATGATATGAAGATAATAGCCATCAAGGGATATGGCGGATTCCATCTTGTTTGCGATGCCTTTCAGGAAGATGCAGTGGAAATTTTAAGGGAACGACTGGGCAGACCACAGCAGCCATTTGCTATAATGGCAAAGGATATCGATGCTGCAAAGCAACTTGTCCACATCAATGCAAAAGAGAAAGAACTACTGATCAGCAGTAAACGGCCCGTGGTGATACTGGACAAGAAAGAGGACTGCGATGCACTTGCAGGGATCGCCCCGGACCTGCATAATGTAGGGGTGATGCTTCCATACTCAGGCATCCATAATATGATCTTCAGGGAAACATCAGGCAATGCGTATGTGATGACATCGGCCAATGTTCCCGGCCTGCCAATGGTCATTGACAATGATGTGGCCATCAGTGACCTTACAACTGTGGCAGATAATTATCTCATGCACGATCTGAGAATAGAGAATCGTATCGATGACTCGGTCATCAGGTCATTCTCGGATGATCACGTTTTCATTCGTCGCTCCCGCGGATATGTTCCGCAGCCCATAGAACTCCCCTTTGAAGTAAGGCCCTGTGTTGGTGTTGGTGCCGAACTGAGCAATACGCTCATATTTGCATCAGGGAACAAGGCATATATTTCACCTCATATAGGCAATACCAGTCATTTTGAGACTGCCGGATACCATTCGGAGGTCTTCCGCAGATTCTCAAAGCTCACTTCCATAAAGCCGGAACGATGGGGATGTGACCTTCATCCGCATTTCAATACGACCCTCTTTGCAAAGGAGAACGGTGGAGATGCTGTTGTCCCTGTCCAGCACCATCATGCCCACCTGGTCTCGCTCATGGCGGATGCAAAACTGGACCGTGATTCAAGGATAATAGGCATAGCTCTTGACGGCGTGGGATACGGATCTGACGGAACCGTGTGGGGCGGAGAGATCCTTGAAGCAAGCTATACGGACCATAAGAGACTGGCACACCTTAAGCCACATGCAATGCCCGGCGGGGACCTGTGTTCCTATTACCCTGAGCGTATGGCCCTTTCAATGTTGAAGGGACTGGTTGACGATGATGAGCTGCTGGAACTGCCTTTCGAACTCAAACACGGGCAAAAGGAAGCAAGACTGGTCCTTGGACAACTGGATAAGAAGATCAATGTCATAATGTCCAGCAGTTCGGGAAGAGTGCTGGACGCAGCATCCGCCTTGCTTGGGATATGCAACTATCGCAGCTATCAGGGGGAACCTGCCATGAAACTGGAATCCATTGCCAGAAAGGCAAAGGAAAGGACACTGGAACTTCCGGTTACGATAAATGATGAGGTTCTGGATACCGGTATGTTGCTCTTTGAACTATATCAGCGCCTTGATGAACATACTGTACCTGAACTCGCATGGGCATTCGAGGATGCCTTTGCCAGGGGGATGGCCGAACTGGCTATCCGGGCAGCAGGAAGGACAGGTATCGACACAGTTGGACTCACAGGTGGTGTGGCCTACAATGAGCACATCAGCTATTGTATCCGGGATGTAGTAGAAGAGAACGGACTTGAGTTCATCTCACACAGCAGACTGCCATGCGGAGATGCGGGCATATCACTCGGACAGGCAATCGTTGCCAGCCTGAGTGAATAA
- a CDS encoding 4Fe-4S dicluster domain-containing protein, whose product MPSNIERCYQCGQCTSVCPMGEQEQTYKIRKFLQMEKRGLANEESMMLPFIFYCTTCYRCQDNCPQEVKIVDGVLEIRANAVHNGQMLRSHRKVAKMLFEYGHAVPTTPEVMEKRLHLGLDKMPPTVQGSDEQLDEINTLLQITGFDRLLEDEVPEIKLNEGLTCVQQPGSELSAVEEGA is encoded by the coding sequence ATGCCATCCAATATAGAAAGATGTTACCAATGTGGTCAATGCACATCTGTATGCCCAATGGGAGAACAGGAGCAAACATACAAGATCCGTAAGTTCTTACAAATGGAAAAACGAGGTCTTGCAAATGAAGAGAGCATGATGCTCCCTTTCATATTCTACTGCACCACCTGTTACCGATGCCAGGATAACTGTCCTCAGGAAGTCAAGATCGTGGATGGTGTTCTGGAGATCAGAGCAAATGCTGTACATAACGGACAGATGCTCAGGTCCCACAGGAAAGTAGCTAAGATGCTTTTTGAATATGGTCATGCGGTTCCCACTACTCCAGAGGTCATGGAAAAGAGACTACATCTTGGTCTCGATAAGATGCCACCTACAGTACAGGGATCGGATGAGCAGCTGGATGAGATAAATACCCTGCTTCAGATCACAGGTTTCGACCGATTGCTGGAGGATGAAGTACCTGAGATCAAGCTGAATGAAGGCCTTACATGTGTCCAGCAGCCAGGTTCTGAACTATCAGCAGTAGAGGAGGGTGCATGA
- the hdrB gene encoding CoB--CoM heterodisulfide reductase subunit B, which yields MSNLSLFLGCVAPNRYPGIEAATKKTFSKLGIELDDLEGASCCPAPGVFRSFDKTTWLTLASRNIALSEEMDDDVLTICNGCYSTLKEADSELKKDPVLKKDVNEKLIETGHEFMGQHDVRHVIEYLYQDIGVEGIRKMITTPLKMNVAVHYGCHLVQPLKEADSGLVSGTITFFDELVEATGAKSIEYEDKMMCCGAGGGARAAALDATLRITENKLQKMTDAKVDCIVNACPFCHLQFDSGQQEINKSSCTEYAIPVLHYTQLLGLALGFSPEELGIDLNSTNTAVFIERIRNGFVTA from the coding sequence ATGAGCAACCTGTCCCTTTTCCTCGGCTGTGTGGCCCCTAACCGATATCCAGGTATCGAGGCTGCAACAAAGAAGACCTTTTCAAAGCTTGGTATAGAGCTTGATGATCTGGAAGGAGCATCCTGTTGTCCTGCACCTGGTGTCTTCAGGTCATTTGACAAAACGACCTGGCTTACACTCGCATCCAGGAACATAGCTCTCTCTGAGGAAATGGACGATGATGTCCTTACAATATGTAACGGATGCTACAGCACTCTTAAAGAGGCTGACAGTGAACTGAAGAAAGACCCGGTACTGAAGAAGGATGTCAATGAGAAACTCATTGAGACTGGTCATGAGTTCATGGGTCAGCATGATGTTCGCCATGTTATCGAGTATCTGTATCAGGATATCGGTGTGGAAGGTATCAGGAAAATGATAACCACTCCGCTGAAGATGAATGTGGCTGTGCACTATGGCTGCCACCTCGTGCAGCCTCTCAAGGAAGCTGATTCAGGGCTTGTCAGTGGCACTATCACATTCTTCGATGAACTTGTGGAAGCCACAGGTGCAAAGAGCATTGAATACGAGGACAAGATGATGTGCTGCGGTGCCGGTGGTGGAGCAAGGGCTGCTGCCCTCGATGCCACTCTCAGGATCACCGAGAACAAGTTGCAGAAAATGACGGATGCAAAGGTGGATTGTATTGTCAATGCATGTCCTTTCTGCCATCTTCAATTCGATTCCGGGCAGCAGGAGATCAATAAGAGCTCCTGTACCGAATATGCGATCCCGGTATTACATTACACCCAGCTTCTGGGACTTGCACTGGGTTTCTCTCCGGAGGAACTCGGAATTGACCTTAACAGCACAAACACTGCTGTGTTCATTGAAAGGATAAGGAATGGCTTCGTCACGGCCTGA
- a CDS encoding CoB--CoM heterodisulfide reductase iron-sulfur subunit A family protein: protein MTDDPDNTDEARIGVFICECGVNIGGVVDCQAVADYAGTLPDVIRSSVNKYTCSDSGQSEIKQAIIDNKLNRVLVAACTPKTHEPIFRACVEEAGLNPYLFEFVNIREHCSWIHMQEKEEATEKACELVRMGVSRAARLEPLQSNEVPVTDTALVIGAGVAGMQSALDIADMGYKVYLVEKDPSIGGKMAQLDKTFPTNDCSICILGPKMVEVARNKNIELMTYSEVEEVDGYVGNFKVKVKHKARYVDVDTCTGCGLCVQKCPVEVPNTEFNEGIGTRKAIYVPFPQAVPLRAVVDRSVCIDCGACSRACSSNSVIMEQEDSFSELDVGVIVVTAGFDVYDPEPTNDFGYGLYDNVITGMELERLINASGPTMGKVVRPSDVKPPKKVGFIQCVGSRDKKRNRYCSSFCCMYALKDAQLIREKYPDSEVYIMYMDMRTPFRNYEEFYDRARDMGIRFIRGKPGKVTEVENGDLKVRVEDTLTNDIIDLDLDLLVLSVGAVSGESTERIRQILKVSRAADGFMMEAHPKLKPVDTTLDGIFIGGVTQGPKDIPYSVSQGSACAARATRYLAQGKAITEGITVDVNDDICVACGICVPMCPFQALSLEDGKLNIIKALCKGCGTCAVACPTGALQQNHFKNDQLLAQVKNVFTFGDE from the coding sequence ATGACAGATGATCCAGATAACACTGATGAGGCAAGAATAGGTGTCTTCATCTGTGAATGTGGAGTCAATATCGGAGGTGTCGTTGACTGTCAGGCAGTTGCAGACTATGCAGGCACGCTTCCTGATGTTATACGCTCCTCGGTCAACAAATATACCTGCAGTGATTCCGGCCAGTCCGAGATCAAGCAGGCAATTATAGATAATAAGCTCAACCGTGTGCTTGTGGCAGCATGTACGCCTAAGACACACGAACCTATCTTCAGGGCATGTGTGGAAGAAGCAGGTCTGAATCCTTACCTTTTCGAGTTCGTGAACATAAGAGAACACTGCAGCTGGATTCACATGCAGGAAAAGGAAGAGGCAACAGAGAAGGCCTGCGAGCTCGTACGCATGGGAGTCTCAAGGGCAGCCAGGCTTGAACCCCTGCAGTCCAATGAGGTGCCTGTAACTGACACAGCACTTGTGATCGGTGCCGGTGTTGCCGGTATGCAGTCAGCCCTTGATATCGCAGATATGGGTTACAAGGTCTACCTTGTTGAAAAGGACCCATCCATCGGTGGAAAGATGGCACAGCTCGACAAGACCTTCCCCACCAATGACTGTAGTATCTGTATCCTCGGTCCGAAGATGGTCGAGGTTGCAAGGAACAAGAACATCGAACTGATGACATATTCCGAAGTAGAGGAAGTGGACGGATATGTCGGTAACTTCAAGGTGAAGGTAAAGCACAAGGCACGTTATGTGGACGTTGATACCTGTACCGGATGTGGTCTCTGCGTTCAGAAGTGTCCTGTTGAGGTACCCAACACCGAGTTCAACGAGGGCATAGGCACACGTAAGGCGATCTACGTTCCATTCCCGCAGGCCGTTCCTTTGAGAGCCGTTGTTGACAGGTCAGTATGTATCGACTGTGGTGCCTGTTCCAGGGCATGCAGCAGCAATTCTGTCATAATGGAGCAGGAAGACTCGTTCTCAGAACTTGATGTCGGTGTCATAGTCGTTACAGCAGGTTTCGATGTATACGACCCGGAGCCAACCAATGATTTCGGATACGGACTTTATGATAATGTAATTACAGGCATGGAGCTCGAACGCCTGATAAATGCCAGCGGACCTACCATGGGTAAAGTAGTAAGACCAAGCGATGTAAAGCCACCAAAGAAGGTCGGTTTTATCCAGTGTGTGGGAAGCAGGGACAAGAAGCGTAACAGATATTGTTCCAGTTTCTGCTGCATGTACGCTCTCAAGGACGCTCAGCTTATCAGGGAGAAGTATCCTGACTCCGAGGTCTATATAATGTACATGGACATGAGGACCCCCTTCAGGAACTATGAGGAGTTCTACGACAGGGCAAGGGACATGGGTATCCGTTTCATCAGGGGTAAGCCCGGCAAGGTCACTGAAGTTGAGAATGGAGACCTGAAGGTCCGTGTCGAGGATACACTGACCAACGATATCATCGACCTTGATCTTGACCTGCTGGTCCTCAGTGTTGGTGCTGTCTCAGGAGAGAGCACTGAACGTATCAGACAGATCCTAAAGGTCAGCAGGGCTGCTGATGGTTTCATGATGGAAGCACATCCAAAGCTCAAGCCAGTGGACACCACACTGGATGGTATATTCATAGGCGGTGTCACCCAGGGACCAAAGGATATCCCGTATTCCGTATCACAGGGAAGTGCATGTGCTGCCCGTGCAACACGCTATCTGGCACAGGGTAAAGCAATAACGGAAGGTATCACCGTTGATGTGAATGATGATATCTGTGTAGCCTGTGGAATTTGCGTACCAATGTGTCCTTTCCAGGCACTCTCACTGGAGGACGGCAAACTCAATATTATCAAGGCACTCTGCAAGGGTTGCGGAACATGTGCAGTGGCCTGTCCGACAGGTGCGTTGCAGCAGAACCACTTCAAGAACGACCAGCTTCTGGCGCAGGTCAAGAACGTCTTTACCTTCGGAGATGAATGA
- a CDS encoding hydrogenase iron-sulfur subunit: MTENKQWEPKIVAFCCNWCSYGGADTAGMGRFQQPASLRIIRVMCSGRIDPLHVFNAFLEGADAVLVTGCHLGDCHYVNGNYKTQVRYDFMEDMVLELGLEPERLHLSWISASEGEKFANFVREVTEQVRKLGPSPLKPEGVN, translated from the coding sequence ATGACAGAGAACAAACAATGGGAACCAAAGATAGTCGCATTCTGCTGTAACTGGTGCAGTTACGGTGGTGCCGACACAGCAGGTATGGGAAGATTCCAGCAGCCTGCATCCCTGAGGATCATTCGTGTCATGTGTTCCGGTCGTATCGATCCGCTTCACGTTTTCAATGCATTCCTTGAAGGTGCGGATGCAGTATTGGTAACAGGATGTCACCTTGGTGACTGTCATTACGTTAACGGTAACTACAAGACCCAGGTAAGGTACGACTTCATGGAAGATATGGTACTGGAACTGGGCCTTGAGCCTGAAAGGCTTCATCTTAGCTGGATAAGTGCCAGTGAAGGTGAGAAGTTCGCAAACTTCGTCAGGGAAGTAACTGAACAGGTCAGAAAGCTCGGACCAAGTCCTCTTAAGCCAGAGGGGGTGAACTGA